The genomic DNA CAGTCTTTCATTAGAGCAAGTGTTGCAAAAATAGAGAATCAGCCCCTAAACATCATTATTTAGGTGTTTATGGTGCAATGTGTAGAGTTtggtggcatctagcagaacagaccCTGCCATGTATGTACAGTAAcccagaaaggacaaaccaaacattagCTCCAGAGAggacatttgcattttttgtgagttttaCAGCCACCATAGGTTCACCTTCAAGCTTGGAGGTGGGGAAAGGTATTCAGTTGGTTAAAATGTAACctaatcctacacactggtcctgtATCTATTCCCTTAACCCCAAAGCAGAAGCTAACTTCTGTGTTGTGGTTAAAGGAGCATTTGAACTTCATCAGAATATCATTTGAGTACAGGGAactctgttttaaaaatgttcactatACTCCCTGCTCGGGAAGTGTGGCGTTTTGTGTGTAGTTGatggaaaaaagaacaatattGATGTCTGGCACAGGCAGTGACAGTATTTGATGCTGTTTATGTCAAATGGGGAAGTAAATTTTGTATTCTGTGGAGGACAAGTAATTCTAAATGCTGCCTCTATAAAGTATGACAGTGATCAAGGCCATGCCATATTTCTCCTAGCTCTGCTCTGaaagttgaaaataaaaaagtaccTGCTCATACTAAAGTGCTCAATATTTTCTATGTTTACAGTGCTTGCAGGGATAAATACTTCCACTACAGTCCCAGTCATTGTATTTCTTTTAATAGGAAGAATATACTAACAGGGCCATTCAAGTCcacattcattacattttgtgtAAAGTTGATGCAATGGATGCATTTCAGACTGGCTCTGCCCCTCTGAAGTTTGATTTCTGTTCAGCTAAACTGCCCAAAATATTGTCATCATGTAGTATGACTGCATCATCATACTGTTGATGTTTCAGGTGAATGAAGATGAAAAGGTCTCCACAGTGAAGGAACTTGTGTCCGAACGTCTCAACATACCAGCTAACCAGCAGCGGCTGCTTTATAAAGGCAAAGCGCTTGCAGGTAAATTTTCTTTCAAGTGTTTCATAACATTTGTGCAGAACTGTAATTACTTGATCTACCagcctcatttttttttgtgattcatACTAGTGCCTGACCGATATATTGGCAGATGTATCGTATTAGTGTATATGTTAGCCAATAAACAGGTTCTGAAATAGTGTCACCATTCAATAGTCAGCCAGAAAAAAGTTTGGTTTTTCAGCTGTAAAACATCCTGCCTAGTACAAGAAAATTAATAGGTCAGATATTTTAAACACTCTATCAATATCGGCCTCAAAAACCCTGCATCGGTCGAGCTCTATTTCAAACGTTTAAATGTTTGATGATTGAATACTATATTGCTTTCCTCAGATGAACACAGACTGAGTGATTACTCCATTGGGCCAGAGGCTAAATTGAATCTGGTAATCCGTCCAGTGGGAGAAAGGACTGGAGCATCAGGGACGagtgccagcagcagcagcggcacgCAGGGAGGAGTATGGCAGACGGTGTCTGCTATCCTTGCTCGACATTTCAGTCCTGCAGATGCAGCAAAAGTGCACGAACAGCTTATTAAGGTATATATTAAAGTTTATGAATGGTGtactttaatgttttgatgttttgctACCAGCAGGGGTTGTTGGCAAAAGatacatttgtaatattttcatttcagctaGCATCTGGGGCAGTACTCACAAAGCGTCTTATCACAAGGAGCACTGATCAATTCGGCAAAAAAACCTTGCCAACAGCTATTTATAAAGCTGAATAGAGCAACCTTTATAAAGGACCCGATGAACATCCTAAACACAGAGACTGAGTGATGTTGTCACGGTAACTATGGACGACATCATGCTTCTGAATGAATTTACTCACTATATCCTCAGATTGGTGGACAGGTGACTCGTCTATGTCAGTGAATGTAAACTTAAATATTCATCAGTACATCAGAGTTTGAAAAAGTAGTGCATATTCTACAGGTAGTTGGGGTCCTAAATTCAgcttaattgatttatttttcatttggtgATTATTTAATGTATACTTAATGAAGTGTCAGCTATTTTGTATCTAAAAagtgcatatttatttttaagaatGATTCTCACTTATAGCCGACATACATCAAGTTGATCAGGAATACATTTTCCAGTGTCCTAGTAGGAAGAGTTGTGCAAACTGCTGTCTCAAGTGTTATTCTAGATCCTAGAGATCAATACTGAAAAGACAAAGCCTGTTTCATTCCTTCAAATATTGCTAAGAAATGCAAATGCCAGAATTTTGAAGAAAGACAAACTTTATCCTTTTGAATCTTCTTCCAGTCAGAAAATACTGAAGATTAGAAAATATTGTGAAATCACCACATATTTAGTTATGTCAGTTCAGGTGGTTGAGACCAGTGTAAAACTGCTGCAAGGTGAAAATAATGAAAGCCATAAAGTCCATATTAATAATTACTACATGCACCTAAATTATGTCAAATTGTACTGATTTGTTTTCACTTTGgcattaaactttttttttgtttgagtaacataaaaatacaaattatattCACTCTGATTATATATGATTGTAACTTATTATGGCCAGGAGTGGGGCTAAATACTCATTATAGACCCCAAAAGTAGTAGTTGCATCAATATGTTTAAACCTCACAATGGTTACACTCAGTTAGAAAGATTGTCCCAGTTCATCGCTGTTATTTAGAATATCAGACCAATTTCTTGGTGATAAACTTGGAAATCGTTGACAAGGGATGTTAGTTTGGTCTCTGAGGATTAACTACACGTAAAGGAGACATTTAAGAGGCTTATCCTTTTtatcctttgattttatttaaatagagcAATATTCATCCACAAATGTCGTGATTGCAGTAAAATGGATTCAGTATATTATGCTTTTAACCTGCTCCTTCTCCACATTTACTTTTCTTTAAGGATTATGAACGTTCACTTCGACAACTTAGTCTAGATGACATTGAGCGCCTGGCCGGAAGACTGCTTCACCCCGATGGCGAGGGCATGGACACCTCATACATGGACTAAGAATGCTCTGCTAACTGTGATTGTCTTTGGAGAGGTGCTCAGTGCTTGGAGATGCATACCGTGTTTAGAGTGTGAGAAACACAGTATCAATTTCCTTGCAGAGCCCCATATGTGTGCCTAATCAAAGGCTGAATGAACACGGATAACAATGACTGTTGATTGCCTCAACAATAGGGCTTTCTTATCCACGACCGGAGGACTTGGATAAGAAAACTTAGCCACTTTGAATTGGTCCCTGTCATTGATGTTGCAGTAATGACACAAGACCTGATCACACAATATTTGAATACAAAGGAATCCATTCATGCTGTTGGTTTCACATGATCTCTGGCTGCTATGACTCCCAGGGGACACTAACTTGTACTGGAGGGTATTTATTAGTGATGTCTGTGTTGGATGATGACTGGGTGTTTTTCTGTTCTCCATCCGTAAGAAAGTAATACATGTTTTATCCCATAACTAACTGATGGTCATTGTATGATTTGTAAATAtcatgtttatatataaaaacattaaaaaacacaggaaaaaatatttgaagtttgttgttgttatgtttGTTGATATTTTGAGTGACTTTATGATGTGATGAGGCTGactttttcccctcctttctttactttttattttatatctgaTGCCTTCCTCCTCTCAAATAACATTGAACTGGTTGACAATCACACTTTAAAAGCATTGTTCTGCACAATGTATAATAATGTTTCTATGGCACATtggatattataataataattcttaATATTTAGTGTACTATGTATATAATTGTGCATTGAATTATAACTACTCACCTATTTCACCACCAATTTTTTACATACCATACATACAATTGCTGCACAatgtataatattttttatttcacttttttgttttgttatgttgtgtgtgtgtgtgtgatgtgagctTGACGGTGCTGTTGTGCCAATGAAATTCCCGCGAAGTTTAATGAAGTATTTGTCATTCTTCTAAAAAGTGGAGTTGGTTAAGCAGAAATGAGGAAAGGGATGTTGGGCTTTTAAAATCCATCCACTGTGCGGGGCGGGTCCGTTAGGTGTCAACCAATGAACTGGCAGAAACGCTCATGATTCATATTTTTCGACCAATCGGGTTGTTGGAGGGTGCGGCTCTGGTGGTAAACTGACGCTTGTCACTTGCTGCTAATTTTCGATAACTATCGAGGTTAAATGCGGTTATATTGACGCTTTGCCGTTTTACTGCGAAATATGAAGAACATGCACGTTTGACACGGAGGGATATTTGGCGTTGAACATCGGTAAGGTCAGAATGGAGCCTTCGGTGGTTCCCGCGGCTTAGCTTCTTAGCGTTAGCATAAGACTAGCGCATCTCATTCACTTCCTGCTTTTTTACCAATTAGCTTTAGCCAGCTGCTGTTAATGGCGAGCTTCTCGAATTGAGCTGATGCTACACCTCTACCCATACCACTTAGACGTCAACTCAGTGTCATGATTGATATCGAAGGCTTATTTTCGTGTTATACCCTGTTAGGATTCACACAGTGTTGTTGGTGTTAATCCTGCCGGGGCGTTACATTCCCCTCTCTCATCAGGACCACTTTCCCTTTGGAGAAGCAACACTGATGTCTTTCTCACTGtctatcaatatatatatagcttttTCTATATACATTTATAGATATACAGCGCATGTACCCAACTTGATTATTACAAGGTCTTTTGAGAATGAATAACTCCCAATTTGTTgtaatttatttcaattttgcTGTCATTACACATTGTGCAGCCAGCACATATGCAACTAAGGGAGGGAGCCATACACATTGACACAGTATATATTCATATAGTTATGCGCAATATACTAAAACGTTGTAAAAGCCTTGCATTATGAGATGAACGTTTGTAGGAGAGCTGTGCAAACGGCATTGTAAACATATGGCAGTAGTGCAAAAAGAAAGTCATTGTGATATAATGTAACTTGATTACCTTTGCTGATTGTTATATTAAATATCCCCTCTTTGTATTAATGTACGTTAATTTTATCTGCCTGTTTTAGATAGTGTGCTGAGTCTAGTGGAAGGATGGAGAGTCTGATCCCCACCATCAACAGGCTGCAGGAGGTTTTTCTCACAGTGGGAGCAGAGCTCATCCAGCTGCCACAGATAGTGGTGGTTGGATCTCAGGTAAAcggtgaaaaacaaaaagtagaaGGTTATAGTTCATTATAAGTATGAGCGTGCCTATAGTTGATGTCCACAATGCACAGAATACTTTTATGACAAAATTTGCACATGAGCAAGTGTGCCAGAAATGTTGCTGAATTGCCCTCTTCATGTGCCCCAACAGAGCAGCGGAAAGAGCTCTGTGCTGGAGAGTCTGGTTGGACGGGATTTCTTGCCTCGGGGATCGGGAATAGTCACAAGACGACCCCTGGTGTTGCAACTTATTAATGTTGCCCCTGTGGAGGAGAGACTGAAGGTTGAAAATGGTACATACATATTTATCTGTTATTTCTAAATGTGTTAGTCCAAAAATCTATATATAACTGTAAACACACAATTAGGGTTTTATACACGTTCTGATTATGTCAGCAGGGTAGTAGGTTTGCTATTTCTGTCTTTGCATGTAGTCTACTTGCAGTAGTTAATGTGTGACTAGTACTCTGCCATAGCACCTTCTCTCACTGTCTGAACTGATAGATTCTCATTGTAGGGCATTAATTTCGCTTTGCTAACATGCAGtttatcttcctcttcttcctcttcaacGCTTTTTCAGGAAATGCGGTAAAACAAAATACCCAAAACAGCTACCCAGGTCTCTTTATATTTGGTCTGCATGGACTTGTCTTTGTTTAGtctcttcatttcttttgtgAACACTCTCACATATGACATGACATATTGTTCATCTGGTCTTCATCTGTCTGGCATGACACAAAACTCCATTTACATTGTATTTCCTGTAAACCTTAATTATAtctgcattttacattttagaggCATTTCTGTCAAATAACTtgcttttatgtgtttgtgaaggtgTCAAGGCTGAAGAATGGGGTACATTCCTGCACTGCAAGAACCAGGTACATTTATCCAAGGGATTTAAATAATGTGCTTGCTGCATTTATCCTGTAGTGTCAAGCTTTTATGTAATGCATCATTCTCTCACCTATTTAATAGATCTTCACAGATTTTGCAGAAATTCGCAAAGAAATTGAAGGAGAGACTCAACGCTGTTCAGGTGACAACAAGGTGAGGAGAAAAagtatgaatgtaaatgtaatggtgCCTTGAGTGTAGTCCTCTTTTTAACTGGATCCTTTTTTGTTCATATCTTCCAGGGAATCAGTCCTGAGCCCATCTATTTAAAGATTTTCTCCCCCAAAGTCCTTAATCTCACTCTGGTTGATTTGCCTGGCATTACTAAGGTAAACTCAGCCATGTGACAAagattttgattttgtttaatGTGTACAAACACGCCCACACTAGATGACGATTACTGCTGATTTCACTGTGTATCTGCAATCATCACACAGTCACAGCAGCAGTGCTCTTACAGTAACTATGGTTGCTCGTTGTTGTTGTCTCAGGTTCCTGTTGGGGACCAGCCAGAGGACATCGAATCTCAAGTGCAAGAGATGATCTTGTCCTTCATCTCCAATCCAAACTCCCTCATCCTCGCGGTGTCCCCTGCCAACTCTGACTTGGCCACCTCTGATGCACTGAAATTGGCTCGTGAGGTTGATACAGATGGTAGGACATTTTGCACATGGGCGCTTCTTCACTATcaaatttaattttcattttctttcttctccattGGTGCTTATTACATAACACGTTTAAGTAGAAaggctttttaaatgattaaatgtgcAGGAATAACACATTAAGCACACCAGTCATTTAAGGCAATTAGACCTGCTGGTCATTAAGCACTGACAGCATCCTGACACTCATCAGTTGCTTGTAAATTGAAAGTTGCTATCATGGTGCActttgatagattgatagataatgAAAATCATTCCGTGGTAATTGTCCAGGAGTTTGGCAGTGTGGCCTAAAACTCCCTAATGTGTTCAGTGATTGTGTAGTAGTTACGATAGGTATCTTGGCCCAAATGTTCCCCAGCTGGCCTCAAATCCTGTCCCATTAAGgaactgttttctgtttctcttctatTATGTCCTACTGTAAGATTTTGGAAGGATGAAAAAAGAATTAGGGAGAACTGTCCACTGTCCTTTGATCTAATACTGTCTGCATGTGTCTGTCAGGTCGAAGAACACTGCTGGTAGTCAGTAAGCTGGATCTGATGGATGCAGGGACCGATGCTCTGGAGGTCCTGCTTGGTCGAGTCATTCCAGTCAGGCTTGGGATTATCGGGGTGGTTAACAGGTTcgttataataatagtaaaccTACTTCTAAGGTTTAGTTATTAAAGCCATGTTTTCTTACATTTactaaaagtgttttttctttctattcatCAAGTTGATGTATTGTAAATGTCCTTGTTACCCTGATTATCTGActacactccctctctctcccttaaTTGGTGATCCTCCCAGGAGCCAGCATGACATCAATACCCAGAAGAGCCTGGAGGATTCGATGAGGGATGAGCAGGCCTTCTTGCAGCGCCACTACCCCTCGCTCGCCTCCCGCGCCGGCTCACGCTATCTGGCCAAAACTCTCAGCAGACTGCTTATGCACCACATCCGGGACTGCCTGCCAGACCTCAAAACCCGGGTGACCGTGCTGAGTGCCCAGTACCAGACACGACTCATCAGCTATGGCCAGCCAGTAGAGGACGAAAGCGCCACTCTGCTGCAGATCGTCACCAAGTTCGCCAGCGATTACTGCAACACCATAGAGGGAACAGGCAGGCATATTCAAACAACAGAGCTGTGAGTCTGACCTTTTCACAGGAGTGGGATCTTCATTACATAGCTAATGCTTTTATTATGACAACAGCCTTTGTCTCATGTTATACTGAATTGTCTCTCATTTTCTCATGCTGTTACTGCATTTAATTTAGTCCTTATTGTTGCAGAACTCAGCATTTATGTAGCCTGGTGTACAGTGCGTGTCATTAGAGGAACGTCCTTGGGGTAATGTAATTGTAAATTGAAATGGTATCAGCATCTTAAGTTGGCACCTTCATTTTCACAGCTCTCTTACCACAAGGCGATTAGTTCATGTAAATATATGGAGAGCAAATATTGACCTTTTTTGGTTGACTGAATTTAATTTTCAAGCGATTAAGTGTGCCGACACACAGCCCTGAGAAACAGCGCTAGTGTCACAGCTGAACCCATCTCTTCTGCAGCTGTGGGGGTGCTCGGATGTGTTACATATTCCATGAGACCTTTGGCCGCACTTTGCAGTCCATTGACCCACTCGGGGGACTTACCGAGCTCGATATCCTCACTGCCATCCGCAATGCTACGGTAAGCTTCTCTCAACTTCTGCTCATGTAGTTTGTTTAATCTGAATTCTAGTCAAGTCCTCTCATTTGGAGGGAGAGCAGGTGAATAGtagagcttgtgtgtgtgcgggtgtgtgtgtgcgggtgtgtgtgcgcgggtgtgtgtgcgtgtgtgtatgtgatatgCCCTGCAGGGCCCACGGCCAGCACTTTTTGTGCCCGAGGTGTCCTTTGAGCTGCTGGTGAAGCGGCAAATTAAGCGGCTGGAGGAGCCCAGTCTACGCTGTGTTGAGCTTGTCCATGAAGAACTACAGAGGATCATTCAGCACTGCTCCTCCTTCAGCACGCAGGTAATCCAAGTGATGGTGATGCTTTTTACATCTCTTTAACTTCCTAAAACAGACTAGCCTTATTTATGACAGCACCATGTTAAAAATTGTGTCTTTTATGTTTGCAAGGAGCTTCTGCGATTCCCCAAACTGCACGATTCCATTGTGGAAGTGGTGACTGGATTACTGCGGAAGCGTTTGCCTATTACCAATGACATGGTAATTCACAGTTTTAGCAAAGACAAGTACTATTCAGTTAAATTCAATGCCATTAATCATGTGAGGTACTTTCCTCTTTATGTTCCCTTTTTCAGGTGCACAATTTAATAGCAATAGAGCTAGCCTACATCAACACAAAGCACCCCGACTTCACAGATGCAGCGCAAGTCTCAGCATCTGTCAACAATCAGCAGGTAGTTATTTGTCCCCTACAGCAGGTACTCTCAATTATCATTTATCCTGCAAGGATAAACAGCAGACGTTGTACTCTGCAAAGCCTTAACcgttacatgtcacattcaaaCATAGCCccttttaaagtattttattggAATACCAGGCTCAGGCAAAATTGCTTTGACCGTCTGACTTCCTCTGGTTTCTCGCTGTTAGGCAGAGGCCCTTGATGGAGGGAAACGCTGGAAGAATGAGAAGGTTGCAGAAGAGAAAGCTCCGGCTGCAGGCTTTGGCAGCCCCAGCAGAGGCCATGCCATTAACCTTCTTGACACAGTGAGTGGTGGGATTAGCAGTGAGACAAAACATTTAGTAGTGAATTCATTGCAGCCTATCAACTTTACACTTTCGGCTTCTCTGCCAGGCGGTGCCAGTATCCCGCAAGCTGGGTGCAAAGGAGCAGAGGGACTGTGAGATCATCCAGCGCCTCATCAAGTGCTACTTTCTTATTGTCCGCAAAAGCATCCAAGACAGGTCCGACTGGAACACATCCAGAACTGCTGTCTCTATTGTTGAGTCTAGCTGATGTTATTGATGCTGATTTTCTAACTTTGCCTTGGGGGTTTGTGTCCACAGTGTGCCTAAGACAGTGATGCACTTCCTGGTGAACTTTGTGAAAGAACATCTGCAGAGTGAGCTGGTGGGTCAGCTTTACAAACAGCCACTGCTGCAGGAGCTGCTCATTGAGTCACAGGACACGGCACAGCAGCGGACCGAGGTTGCTCAAATGCTTGAGGTAAAATTGGCTGATACTTTTGTTCTCTGAATAGGTTCTGAGAATTAAGAACAGCAagtcctttctcttttcttttatctcttATTCTAAGGCCGATGCTCTAactaactctttttttttttcttactcagGCTCTTAAAAAAGCCAATAACATCATCTCTGAGATCCGAGAGACCCATCTGTGGTAGCCAGCCGAAACGAACAACTCCCTTGTCATACAACAGCTTTGAGAGTATGAGAGTGTATGTGAgtttacagcagagagagagtgtgtgtgtttgtaattatgtggcagTACAACAGTTTTCTCATGGACCAATGACCATACCACGTTAAGACTTACTCTCTTTGTCATCTGTTGCCCCTGAGCTGTACATCAGGGCTGTTGCTTTTCACTGTGTATGTTGTGTAGTGACTGAAATTAATTGAACACTCAGGCTGAAAGTGTTGTTAATGTAAATGAGACAGCTgtgaacaaaatatttttttcttttttgtcataaAATGTTTGTTGGAACATAATTCTGTAATATATGTAAATTATATGTGGCATATTTAAGTTCTCTTATTCTGCAGTTTCCAAAAACTTGGCTTCCTCTGAGGCCCTTTAGCAGGTGCTGAAACCATGTTACATTAGATGTTTTCCAAATTCAATCTCCTTTGTTGGAGCATTTCGTCAGAGATAGAAATGGAGTGAAGTTCCAATTCAATTAATGATGACTGCAATGCAACACTGAAGACAGACTGTGGTCACGTGTGGAAATAACAAAATGATTGCACAATGTTTTACGAGCTCTGTAGGATTAATTAATATCagatttattttctatctaCATATCATCCAGTTTGTACTGTTATCTGTTTTGCTGACAGTGTTGTTTGTAAACTCGGGGACCAAGCGTTCACAGCTTTTGTTAGGTTTTTaagaagacacacacagttggaCACGTATAGTCTGTAGCTTACATGTACTTTGATATTTGGCACACAGAAATTAAttcatattattaataataataaatataattaatgtaTAAAACTTGTCAGAAGATGATAATAGAAAGTTAGGATATGTCAtcattttttagattttagatcCTGATGGTATATTCAGTAACTTCCCTTTATTTCCTCAAACTAAATGTCTACCCAATTCCCAGTTTTAGAGATGTGCTACATACCTATCTTTGACCCTCTCCAGTAGTAAAGA from Scomber japonicus isolate fScoJap1 chromosome 9, fScoJap1.pri, whole genome shotgun sequence includes the following:
- the ubl4a gene encoding ubiquitin-like protein 4A codes for the protein MILTVKPLQGKECSVHVNEDEKVSTVKELVSERLNIPANQQRLLYKGKALADEHRLSDYSIGPEAKLNLVIRPVGERTGASGTSASSSSGTQGGVWQTVSAILARHFSPADAAKVHEQLIKDYERSLRQLSLDDIERLAGRLLHPDGEGMDTSYMD
- the si:dkey-32e23.4 gene encoding dynamin-1-like protein, giving the protein MESLIPTINRLQEVFLTVGAELIQLPQIVVVGSQSSGKSSVLESLVGRDFLPRGSGIVTRRPLVLQLINVAPVEERLKVENGVKAEEWGTFLHCKNQIFTDFAEIRKEIEGETQRCSGDNKGISPEPIYLKIFSPKVLNLTLVDLPGITKVPVGDQPEDIESQVQEMILSFISNPNSLILAVSPANSDLATSDALKLAREVDTDGRRTLLVVSKLDLMDAGTDALEVLLGRVIPVRLGIIGVVNRSQHDINTQKSLEDSMRDEQAFLQRHYPSLASRAGSRYLAKTLSRLLMHHIRDCLPDLKTRVTVLSAQYQTRLISYGQPVEDESATLLQIVTKFASDYCNTIEGTGRHIQTTELCGGARMCYIFHETFGRTLQSIDPLGGLTELDILTAIRNATGPRPALFVPEVSFELLVKRQIKRLEEPSLRCVELVHEELQRIIQHCSSFSTQELLRFPKLHDSIVEVVTGLLRKRLPITNDMVHNLIAIELAYINTKHPDFTDAAQVSASVNNQQAEALDGGKRWKNEKVAEEKAPAAGFGSPSRGHAINLLDTAVPVSRKLGAKEQRDCEIIQRLIKCYFLIVRKSIQDSVPKTVMHFLVNFVKEHLQSELVGQLYKQPLLQELLIESQDTAQQRTEVAQMLEALKKANNIISEIRETHLW